The Tetrapisispora phaffii CBS 4417 chromosome 16, complete genome genomic sequence CAATTTGGATTGTGACGTTTACCTCGTCCAGTTATACGAATAACAAATCATCACATATGTGTTATACTACGTGGCCAAACACAAAATCAAATTAGGAAAGATACAAATATTctcatcaatttttatatccAACAAAATATAAGTTACATAACACCTTGCATCAAAATTCCACAGTACTTTTCAAATTAGATGTCTGCTAAGAGGCCGAcagtaaaattaaaaagttaCATCTTGTAGGCAGCTCCTAGTACAAATACAACGTATACAAAAAAGTACTAAAACAGCAATTTTCTATATCTTCTAATAGGAAttgttgaaataaataCGACGATAGCTAAATATaagtaataaattttattattctatatacacataataaaaatagatgctatgaaaatgaaatgtAAAACGATATACCTAATCAGGTATcgatttattaattaattgatgCGTTAATATAGGTAAATTTTCTataaatgatgaatttgaaatgaGGTTGTATACTGTTATGTCACTCAGACAACATGGGAATAAAACTAAGCAATAACAatcataaaaataaaaccaaTAAAGCTAATCATTGATGACCTGTGTACCATAATATTAGAACCTGCGGCTTCGTATGAAACAGAAGCATCTGATGTAGTCAAATTTTCTgatgaaattgaattacCATTGGTGTATGGCAAAGTAGATAAAGTCCTACTTGACAATGCAGTTGTATACAAAGATATATCAATGTATCTTGAAGTAATGATGGTATTTGTGTTTACATCTACGTTGGAAACAGCTGGGTAAGTTGTGGAAGTAACTGGGTCTTTGCCATTGGAATCAGTAGTCAAATAATAAGGAACAACTTCAGCAGAAGAGGACTCATCAGTTGTGCTGGAAGCAACTGTGCTGGAAGCAACTGTGCTGGAAGCAACTGTGCTGGAAGCAACTGTGCTGGAAGCAGCTGTGCTGGAAGCAACTGTGCTGGAAGCAACTGTGCTGGAAGCAACTGTGCTGGAAGCAGCTGTGCTGGAAGCAGCTGTTGGCATGTCATAGGAGTAGACAGTTAAAAAGTAAGAAATAAACTCACTAGCGGACGAGCCATTTGAAGTAGTTGTTATCTCTGTTGAATAAGGAACGTCACTGAAATGCACATTTTTATGTGTTGCAAAATATGTCGTATAATTATTCTCAACACTATGTGTTGAATTAATAGTTGTAAAAGAAGAATCAGTGCTTGGAATAGTAGATTTTTCACGTTCTAAAACGGAAATACTGCTCTCTGAAGACTCGAAAACATCACTAATGACAGTTAGCCTTGCATTGACGATAGTAGTggtaaaattaattaatgtaGCAGTGTTTTCACTAGCTATAGAAGTGAATAGTTCAGAGCCTACTCCTGTTGCCGACTCCTctgaatatttgaaagaCGATGTAGATCTTGTTCTTGATATTGCATCCACTCTAGCGCTACCCATACAATGgaaaatttcttttgaaaaagcCTTGCAGTTGGAAGCTCCCGAAGTTCTTAATTCAGCAGTAGGCATAGCTTCTGTCGCGGTGACAGATTGTTCAGATTTTCCCGAGGTTGGTTTAGTTCTAGTTCTGGATTTTGCAGCCACTTCACCACCGCGGAAAATGGAAGTGGAACTTATAAATGACACACAGTCAGAGCGATCACTAGATGCAACCAAGGAAGATGGAGTATAACTAGATTCAACGCTAATAACAGAATATTCCAAAGACTCCCCAGGATCTGACTCTAAATTGATACTGCCAGTAACATCAGATGCGCTCTCTGAAACGCTGcttgatatatatacactAACGTCTCCAGATGATGGTTGCTCACCGTAACCGGAGGAGGATTGCTCACCATAAGTTGAGGAAGTCTCGGTAGCAGCTTCCAATGATGACCCATTAGCATCCTCAGAGGAGTGGGCGGCGCTGGCTTCCGATGGTTGTTCACCGTAACCGGAGGAGGATTGCTCATCGTAACCGGAGGAGGATTGCTCATCGTAACCGGAGGAGGATTGCTCACCGTAACCGGAGGAGGATTGCTCACCATAAGTTGAGGAAGTCTCGGTAGCAGCTTCCAATGATGACCCATTAGCATCCTCAGAGGAGTGGGCGGCGCTGGCTTCCGATGGTTGTTCACCGTAACCGGAGGAGGATTGCTCATCGTAACCGGAGGAGGATTGCTCATCGTAACCGGAGGAGGATTGCTCAGATTTTCCCGAGGTTGGTTTAGTTCTAGTTCTGGATTTTGCAGCCACTTCACCACCGCGGAAAATGGAAGTGGAACTTATAAATGACACACAGTCAGAGCGATCACTAGATGCAACCAAGGAAGATGGAGTATAACTAGATTCAACGCTAATAACAGAATATTCCAAAGACTCCCCAGGATCTGACTCTAAATTGATACTGCCAGTAACATCAGATGCGCTCTCTGAAACGCTGcttgatatatatacactAACGTCTCCAGATGATGGTTGCTCACCGTAACCGGAGGAGGATTGCTCACCATAAGTTGAGGAAGTCTCGGTAGCAGCTTCCAATGATGACCCATTAGCATCCTCAGAGGAGTGGGCGGCGCTGGCTTCCGATGGTTGTTCACCGTAACCGGAGGAGGATTGCTCATCGTAACCGGAGGAGGATTGCTCACCGTAACCGGAGGAGGATTGCTCATCGTAACCGGAGGAGGATTGCTCAGATTTTCCCGAGGTTGGTTTAGTTCTAGTTCTGGATTTTGCAGCCACTTCACCACCGCGGAAAATGGAAGTGGAACTTATAAATGACACACAGTCAGAGCGATCACTAGATGCAACCAAGGAAGATGGAATATAATTAGAACCAACGCTAATTTCAGTATATTGTGATGATACTACACTCTcctttattgaaaatgttcTAGTTACTGATAATGAAGATGCTGAACTAACTGTCTCGCCAGAGCCTAATGAAGGCACGAAGGTATTTTCTGATAGGCTTTCGATAATAtatgaagatgaaatatCTGTAAGACTTTCTGTTGATTCCTCGGCACCAATACTAGAGTTAAACTGGTTGGATGAATGATGTGATGTTTCCTCGCCGCTTTGTAAAGATATAGCGGCTGTCGTTCTCAGTTTTCCTGTTATGATTGTAGGAATAGAAATATCTCTATTACTTCGAAAAATGTATGAAGAATGTTGGAGGGAGGAACTAATTGACATGGCAGTGGCAGTGTGTGATGGAACATAGATCATGTAGGTGATGATAGCGGTCGTCATGCCATCATTGACATAGTAGTTTGTCCACCAGTTGGCGGTTGAGGTCTCGGTGACATCACCCGTGTAGGTAACAGTGGTGGAGTATAGGAAGTATGGCGTGTAAACATAGAAGATGTTAGTTAGAACTTCATCACCGTTATAATCGGTGTTAGTCTTTGTCCCTGTGGAGTAGGTTGATGTAGCACTACTGGACCAGCCAGTGTAAACAAAAGATGAAGGCATGTAAGTACTTGGCTTAGTAATGCTTGTTGTAGAAGAGCTGCTCGACATGGTAGTGGCAGTGTGTGATGGAACATAGATCATGTAGGTGATGATAGCGGTCGTCATGCCATCATTGACATAGTAGTTTGTCCACCAGTTGGCGGTTGAGGTCTCGGTGACATCACCCGTGTAGGTAACAGTGGTGGAGTATAGGAAGTATGGCGTGTAAACATAGAAGATGTTAGTTAGAACTTCATCACCGTTATAATCGGTGTTAGTCTTTGTCCCTGTGGAGTAGGTTGATGTAGCACTACTGGACCAGCCAGAGAAGACATAAGACGAGGGCATATAAGTGCTGGGCTCAGCACTATCTATGGTTGTCGTACTGTTTGAGGATGTAGACgtaatttcattattgtttttggtGGCTGATAATGCCGCTAATGCTATATTTAATATGGGATAAAGTATTAAAAGATGCGATATTTTCATTGTAATGGATAAATTAATAGTGAAAACCGGCGTCTATAAGTCTATAATGAAAAGTTTTTTTAGggtattaatttttgatgtGTATGTACAGTGAGAATGTTAAGGTTGATGAGActaaaaaaagagaaaagaaaaaataaaagatttGTCGAGAAAAGTTAGCGACTAGCAAAAAGTAAGAGTTCTTTAGAAATGTTGAAGAGAATGATCTGtcttgtttatatatattcttgacaatagaaaataacaaaacTTTTCTAAAAGAATGAACGActtgtaaatttttctatccgttttttaatttaatggCATTCGAGTATTGTAACAGGACTCCACAAGAGGAGAGAAGGCAAGAGACTTTCGTTTGCATCGTTGAAAGACGTTGTTCTTGAAGAAACGACGATCGGTAAACTTAACTAATTATTGTGAGAGTTTGTAATCCTTCATTTTCTCCTTAGCACAACAAAGCCAAAGACCTCAGAAGAATGAGAAGGAAAAGCATCGAAATTGTAAACGTCAAGATCATGAGTCTCGCACAAGATCTATCCCAAATGAAGTAAAAGATAAATAGCCTTCGAAAGGATCATGGCGCTCTTGAGGTTCTTGCTAATCCAAATCTAGTTTCAAATGCGTGAAGTGCGAGACAGTTGAATGGTCATCAGCATAACGAGTGAATTATTCCCAGATCTATGGGAAGGAGAATGGGAAAGAGGGCCAGTGCAAAAAGACacaataaaacaaaataaacaGATAGCCATTCAAACATTGTCGATGATGCATCTTGCACAAAGGAATATACAACAGTGCAGCACAGACGGTCAAGTGGACATGCGCATTAGCCTGTGGATCAGCTATACgtgaaaaaaaacaattatgTCAAACAACGACAACACGAGTAGACAGTAGTAGGTACAAACTGGGTCCCCCTCAGGAGAAACGGCCGCAGCAGTCCGAATATCAGGTTCGAAATAGATAAACTAAcctaaaaaaaatgaagacAAAAAAGATGACAAATAACGAATATGTCGTATTCACACAGTGGGGAGATCACGCAAATGATGCCTGAAATGATCTGTGTTGTTTTTCTTAAATCATTTTCGCCACTTACTGCGTGCGTTACGGAAATGGACGAGTCGGTCGTCTTCGTAAAAACAGTTCGAATGTTATCATTCGCTTACCATTGCTTACCATCTCGCTTATCATTTCGCTCGCTGCCTCACGGTATCCTCTGCCTATTAATGCGGAAAAAAAATGCTTTTTGCCGTTTCTTTTCCTCGTATCTTTTTTTCGTTTTTCGTTTTTTGTGTTTTGATTTCGCTTTTCATGTCGCTTCTCATCCCCTTTGCGTCTACTTTTCGAGaaagttaaatttttcttttctgcAGTTAACAATCGTCGCACATTCCGCGTCCCAGAACCGGCCGCGTCTTTGGGCGTTTCGGGCGTTTTCGGCTTTTTTGCGGCAGCGTGAAATTTGTCATGCGCGTTATTCACTCGCGAGCATAATCACCGCgtcaaaaatattatgatatCACCGCCACCACTCCCCCCTCCAATGCACAGTTTATGCCCTCTTTGGGCCATCTCGTATTTATTGTCGCATTGTCCACTGCATCGATGTCACTGTGAATGAGGAACTTTAGATGTATCGATGGTGCATTGAAGAATTGGTACATGTCGCCGGGAGGGACACTTTTACGTTATGTCTGGCTATCCCCTCACATCCGTGGAGCACCTGTGTCGTTTATcagaaaaaagaaaaattttcacGCTTTTCGCAAATTTTTGCACTGCGCTAGACTGCCTCCGTCACAGTACCTTCCTTGTCAAACCGTGCTTTCCAGCTGACTTGTGCAGGTGTCAACTCTCAATTGCTTACTACAATGTTACAAAACGCTCCTTCTGCCTGGAGTCAATGTATGGCGCAGACGAGAAGTGCCATGGGAATGTTTTCGCACGTCCACGCCGTCTCCTTCAAGAAGCTCTCGACTCAACGTATTTGATGAGCAAGTTTGGACACACGTCTGCACCCTCTGGCACAAATCAGAGGGAGGAGAGACCGTTGCGTTGGGTTCTAACGTCCTTGCTCTCTCTCTAGTGCATGATGGCAAGTTTTTCATCAATGGCTATTTATTTTACGACAAATCAAAACATACTAGTTCAATAAACTTAGATAGGAGATGTGAGCAAAGACGGGCATGTCACCATGGACGCTGATAGTTCACTAACCATCACATTGAAGTTTATAAGAAATGCATTCTTACCTCGCGAACATTCCGTTGTTCACTCTTGTGAATCGTTTTTTCATCTCTCTCTATACAATGCCGAGATTGTACATACTACATTCCTCCTTACTACTTGTTCACAGGTCTTTGGGTGTAATGTTTCTGACCTTGTGAAATACTGAAGTACAGAAAAACTAGTCAAAAGTTTATCCCCAGCCTTTGTTTCTTCATGTTATAAGATTGTTTTATCTCGCATATCATTAAATGTCGACATTAAACtttttttcatcaaaatttgtATATATCAACCTTGCAAGAATTCACAAATAAGATGATCTCTAGATATACACATAACATACACAACAACCTTTGGTAAAATCTATTGTTTAAAGCGCATAGATTAGGCTTCCGGTAGCTATCCTTCACCTTAAAAAGGGAATGATGCAATTCACATGAAATATGATCCTTTTGtaaattatcatcattgTGCTACCTGTGAGCAATATATTTCTCCTAATTGATTACCACACATCGTATCTTATTGtttacaaaattttaaGATTCAACACATGCATCCTAGAAAAATGTCCATATTAGCAATAACAACTGCCTAAATAGTAAGTAGAACAAAGAGcttgaattttatttaataatattctcGAGTTACTTTCTAAGAAGCTAGAAGAATTTTTACCAAGCTACGCtaaacaattttatatataattatttttagaaaTAAAGTTTACAGAAAATAACTAGAAAGCTTCAAATGTAATTGAGCAACTTGTATTAAAGCCGAGTCCGAAGTTAACCTCATTACGTTATTGTCCCTAATAAGCACTCGTGGGATGTCTGTAGTTGTTTACTTATTTCACCTTTGGAACACATTTTTTTACCAACTTTTAAAGATTTTCTTCATGATAATTCATGACTATTCTAAGGTCAACCTTGATCTAACTTGTTCAATTCGCTTAACTTGATCCAACGTCAATGGGTCTTTTGGATGCAAGtccaaaaatataatcGAAGTAATTCTATTGGATAAACAGTTTCAAGGATATTTAGATACTTTTCTCAAATACGCAGAAACAAATACTTAGCACATATGTTTATAGCAACATATAGATGATCTGAAAAGAGCAAATTATAACAAGGTTAAGAATAAAGCTAATGTTTAGTAATTTGAGTCGAAGCCATGTATGGTCTAATTCTAACTTGaatttcaataatcttGTAAACAAGGGGCTTGctaattcatttattatcataaaCAAAATTCTTGCCAACTTgaattgtttatatttgaataaaaaaaccATCAAATGATCTGCAAGATTTAAAAGTGCCAAAATTAAAGATCGTAAGAAATAACTATATGGAATTATCGAATGCATATTTCCTTATTGGAAACTATTTAGCAAGATTTAAGCTGGTTTTATGTTGAAATATGAGTAATATAATTGTTTCCCAAGATCAAATATTGACATCTCAGATTTGGGGAGAAAGGCCATCAAATATGGAATTTTTCCGTTGATTAAAtctatattaattaaattgcAAACTGTTggatttaaaaattgataagGAAATTTGTATCTTTCctatttgattttatgtTTGGCCACGTAGTATAacatatattgaaaatacaAAAGAGTAAACATCGTAGTTCTGATGGCTTGTTATTCATATAACTGGACGAGGCAAACGTCACAATCCAAATTGGAACAGAATATCACTTGATATAATTGACATGTCTTGCGAAGATAAAATGGTTTTGTGATCGTGACAGAAATCATTGCTATAAATACCAGGGTTTTTCTCCATGTAAAGTAATGCAAGCTGTCTTAATCAActtatatcattatcatattttatattttacttattttatatagatCCCTACGGagaattataataaattactGACTCgtaaaaatgaataatcaattaaGATATATCCATTATACAAAAAACTTGATAATAAGTATCTTagattaaataatttatatatgttttgAAAACCTATTAAATTCTGACTAATTGATCTCCTATCTAAGACTATCTAAATTTAACCTTTAGTTCACCTTTTTCAAAACACACagtatattaaaaaaacataaaatttCACCCATCACATAATGAAATCGAAGAAACCTAATATTACAATCCAGAAACAACGTTAAGGTCGACCTACCTACATTTTATCCACCGAACATTGAGAATAAGTCGGTGAGTTTGCCACATATCAAGAAAACCAACACCTATATCAAGGACTGGGATGGCTTTTAGAAGCTAGGCATGTGAATATTTGTGTATTTACGCTGAAGTatgtaaaatatatttatatttttaattaaatacaattaaaatattgttttttattaatttcaactGGCAATCAACTAATCATATAGAACTCAATACTTTCATAAATGTTGTTCAAGCGGAATCACTGAAAATAGAATATCTGTTCAAACTATTCATAGATTTTTTGGACACAGCAACATTCAGACACTTTGCAAAtctaaaaataacaacatTTTCGA encodes the following:
- the TPHA0P00100 gene encoding uncharacterized protein, which produces MKISHLLILYPILNIALAALSATKNNNEITSTSSNSTTTIDSAEPSTYMPSSYVFSGWSSSATSTYSTGTKTNTDYNGDEVLTNIFYVYTPYFLYSTTVTYTGDVTETSTANWWTNYYVNDGMTTAIITYMIYVPSHTATTMSSSSSTTSITKPSTYMPSSFVYTGWSSSATSTYSTGTKTNTDYNGDEVLTNIFYVYTPYFLYSTTVTYTGDVTETSTANWWTNYYVNDGMTTAIITYMIYVPSHTATAMSISSSLQHSSYIFRSNRDISIPTIITGKLRTTAAISLQSGEETSHHSSNQFNSSIGAEESTESLTDISSSYIIESLSENTFVPSLGSGETVSSASSLSVTRTFSIKESVVSSQYTEISVGSNYIPSSLVASSDRSDCVSFISSTSIFRGGEVAAKSRTRTKPTSGKSEQSSSGYDEQSSSGYGEQSSSGYDEQSSSGYGEQPSEASAAHSSEDANGSSLEAATETSSTYGEQSSSGYGEQPSSGDVSVYISSSVSESASDVTGSINLESDPGESLEYSVISVESSYTPSSLVASSDRSDCVSFISSTSIFRGGEVAAKSRTRTKPTSGKSEQSSSGYDEQSSSGYDEQSSSGYGEQPSEASAAHSSEDANGSSLEAATETSSTYGEQSSSGYGEQSSSGYDEQSSSGYDEQSSSGYGEQPSEASAAHSSEDANGSSLEAATETSSTYGEQSSSGYGEQPSSGDVSVYISSSVSESASDVTGSINLESDPGESLEYSVISVESSYTPSSLVASSDRSDCVSFISSTSIFRGGEVAAKSRTRTKPTSGKSEQSVTATEAMPTAELRTSGASNCKAFSKEIFHCMGSARVDAISRTRSTSSFKYSEESATGVGSELFTSIASENTATLINFTTTIVNARLTVISDVFESSESSISVLEREKSTIPSTDSSFTTINSTHSVENNYTTYFATHKNVHFSDVPYSTEITTTSNGSSASEFISYFLTVYSYDMPTAASSTAASSTVASSTVASSTVASSTAASSTVASSTVASSTVASSTVASSTTDESSSAEVVPYYLTTDSNGKDPVTSTTYPAVSNVDVNTNTIITSRYIDISLYTTALSSRTLSTLPYTNGNSISSENLTTSDASVSYEAAGSNIMVHRSSMISFIGFIFMIVIA